A portion of the Calliphora vicina chromosome 5, idCalVici1.1, whole genome shotgun sequence genome contains these proteins:
- the LOC135960304 gene encoding chymotrypsin inhibitor SCI-I-like: protein MKFLHILSLLLVALVAYTSAQRCVGRPRNPSCTGARNVGRRGPRCTPRTMWHYDARSRQCREMRYLGCAGNNNRWCTRAACEQRCRR from the exons atgaaattcttgcacattttatcattattattgGTGGCTTTGGTGGCCTATACCTCGGCCCAAAGATGTGTGGGCAGACCAC GTAATCCTTCTTGTACTGGTGCTCGTAATGTGGGTCGTCGTGGTCCCCGTTGTACCCCCCGTACCATGTGGCATTACGATGCTCGTTCCCGCCAATGTCGTGAAATGCGTTACTTGGGTTGTGCTGGCAACAACAATCGTTGGTGTACCCGTGCTGCCTGTGAACAGAGATGTCGTCGTTAA
- the LOC135960330 gene encoding chymotrypsin inhibitor SCI-I-like, translated as MKFLHILSLLLVALVAYTSAQRCVGRPRNPSCTGARNVGRRGPRCTPRTMWHYDARSRQCREMRYLGCAGNNNRWCTRAACEQRCRR; from the exons atgaaattcttacacattttatcattattattgGTGGCTTTGGTGGCCTATACCTCGGCCCAAAGATGTGTGGGCAGACCAC GTAATCCTTCTTGTACTGGTGCTCGTAATGTGGGTCGTCGTGGTCCCCGTTGTACCCCCCGTACCATGTGGCATTACGATGCTCGTTCCCGTCAATGTCGTGAAATGCGTTACTTGGGTTGTGCTGGCAACAACAATCGTTGGTGTACCCGTGCTGCCTGTGAACAAAGATGTCGTCGTTAA
- the LOC135961638 gene encoding male accessory gland serine protease inhibitor-like, protein MKFLNILSLLLIALVAYTSAQRCPGSPSNPSCVGAHDGGRRGPRCTARAMWHYSARLRQCHQILYLGCGGNNNRWCTRAACEQRCRRR, encoded by the exons ATGaaattcttaaacattttatcaTTATTACTGATTGCTTTGGTGGCTTATACATCGGCCCAAAGATGTCCGGGCAGTCCAA gTAATCCTTCTTGTGTTGGTGCTCATGATGGGGGTCGTCGTGGTCCCCGTTGTACAGCCCGTGCCATGTGGCATTACAGTGCCCGTTTAAGACAATGCCATCAAATACTCTACTTGGGTTGTGGTGGCAACAACAATCGTTGGTGTACCCGTGCCGCCTGTGAACAGAGGTGTCGTCGCCGTTAA
- the LOC135960617 gene encoding chymotrypsin inhibitor SCI-I-like, producing the protein MKFLHILSLLLVALVAYTSAQRCVGRPRNPSCTGARNVGRRGPRCTPRTMWHYDARSRQCREMRYLGCAGNNNRWCTRAACEQRCRR; encoded by the exons atgaaattcttacacattttatcattattattgGTGGCTTTGGTGGCCTATACCTCGGCCCAAAGATGTGTGGGCAGACCAC GTAATCCTTCTTGTACTGGTGCTCGTAATGTGGGTCGTCGTGGTCCCCGTTGTACTCCCCGTACCATGTGGCATTACGATGCTCGTTCCCGCCAATGTCGTGAAATGCGTTACTTGGGTTGTGCTGGCAACAACAATCGTTGGTGTACCCGTGCTGCCTGTGAACAGAGATGTCGTCGTTAA
- the LOC135960538 gene encoding chymotrypsin inhibitor SCI-I-like, giving the protein MKFLHILSLLLVALVAYTSAQRCVGRPRNPSCTGARNVGRRGPRCTPRTMWHYDARSRQCREMRYLGCAGNNNRWCTRAACEQRCRR; this is encoded by the exons atgaaattcttacacattttatcattattattgGTGGCTTTGGTGGCCTATACCTCGGCTCAAAGATGTGTGGGCAGACCAC GTAATCCTTCTTGTACTGGTGCTCGCAATGTGGGTCGTCGTGGTCCCCGGTGTACCCCCCGTACCATGTGGCATTACGATGCTCGTTCCCGCCAATGTCGTGAAATGCGTTACTTGGGTTGTGCTGGCAACAACAATCGTTGGTGTACTCGTGCCGCCTGTGAACAGAGATGTCGTCGTTAA